One region of Culex pipiens pallens isolate TS chromosome 2, TS_CPP_V2, whole genome shotgun sequence genomic DNA includes:
- the LOC120432417 gene encoding uncharacterized protein LOC120432417, with amino-acid sequence MLRTPKGDKKTPKKKTRGKSEEKSDAQKSEKQVKVVPVTPISKQLEEQRRKEKARKMEEQLKVLIRQRDAVAEKLDRVKVVIKSSTEQPNQNLKNLHFLKLQLKTVEACYGEFNAFQNQIYGLALTPEQEKQHRACYLKFETLHNILTIQLNELIERLSKPSVALVPAAPACAVVPQYLPPLSVPLPKFDGTYENWFSFKCMFRSVMDRYQGEAPSMKLYHLRNSLVGRAEGVIDQDIINNNDYEAAWALLVETYEDKRVIIDKHIQALFSLPKITHDKADEFRKLIDTCVKHIGALKHLQLPVNGLSEQMLVNLLAARMDRETRKAWESEQTAGELPTYEATMEFLKKSCRVLEQLELTSVSANTAKPHRSVALLIAGAKKCSTCNRQHDLKGCDQFKTKSVNEKYSHLRKCGLCFNCLKKGHRVAVCTSTNTCMICGKRHHTMLHTDGVKKQMDASMSMAPASPKANDEHRARPARKQTLLSTAVVLVDGGSGGPHLCRALIDSGSQNHFVTERFADKLAIKKMHADYQVSGLHDSKTRTSSLVRAMVRSRVGDFSTELELLVTPSIIDELPPESIDITSWNIPPNIKLADPGFNSAGQIDMLLGAELFWNLIKSGRITLAENLPSLRETELGWVVGGALKHAAEERN; translated from the coding sequence ATGTTGAGAACGCCTAAAGGTGATAAGAAGACGCCGAAGAAGAAGACCCGCGGAAAAAGCGAAGAGAAAAGTGACGCTCAAAAGAGCGAGAAGCAAGTGAAAGTGGTTCCGGTTACGCCGATCAGCAAGCAGCTTGAGGAACAGCGGCGGAAGGAGAAAGCTCGGAAGATGGAGGAGCAGCTGAAGGTGCTGATACGGCAGCGGGACGCGGTGGCGGAAAAGCTGGACCGAGTGAAAGTAGTTATCAAGTCGAGCACCGAGCAACCGAACCAGAACTTGAAGAACCTGCACTTCCTGAAGTTGCAGTTGAAGACGGTCGAGGCCTGCTACGGTGAGTTCAATGCGTTCCAGAACCAGATCTACGGATTGGCACTCACTCCGGAGCAGGAGAAGCAGCATCGGGCGTGCTACTTAAAATTCGAGACGCTGCACAACATTTTGACGATTCAGCTAAACGAGTTGATCGAACGGCTATCGAAGCCGAGCGTCGCGCTCGTCCCGGCCGCCCCCGCGTGTGCAGTTGTGCCGCAGTACCTGCCGCCGCTCAGTGTGCCCTTGCCGAAGTTCGACGGCACTTACGAGAACTGGTTTTCGTTCAAGTGCATGTTCAGGAGCGTGATGGACCGGTACCAGGGTGAGGCTCCATCGATGAAGCTGTACCATCTACGGAACTCGTTGGTCGGCAGGGCGGAAGGCGTGATCGACCAAGACATCATCAACAACAACGATTACGAGGCAGCATGGGCTCTCTTGGTGGAGACCTATGAGGACAAGCGAGTGATAATTGACAAGCATATCCAAGCTTTGTTCAGTCTGCCAAAGATCACTCATGATAAGGCCGATGAATTCCGGAAGCTGATAGACACGTGCGTCAAGCACATCGGAGCGTTGAAACATCTGCAGCTTCCTGTCAACGGGTTGAGCGAGCAGATGCTGGTAAACTTGCTTGCGGCTCGGATGGACAGAGAAACACGAAAGGCGTGGGAATCTGAACAGACAGCGGGCGAACTACCAACGTACGAGGCAACTATGGAGTTCCTGAAGAAGAGTTGCAGAGTTCTGGAGCAGTTGGAGTTGACAAGTGTGTCGGCGAACACTGCCAAGCCGCACAGATCGGTAGCACTGCTGATAGCTGGCGCGAAGAAGTGTTCCACGTGTAACCGGCAACATGACTTGAAAGGGTGCGACCAGTTCAAGACAAAATCCGTGAACGAGAAGTACAGCCACTTGAGGAAATGTGGGTTGTGCTTCAACTGTTTGAAGAAGGGACATCGCGTGGCAGTCTGTACTTCGACAAACACCTGCATGATCTGTGGCAAGCGGCATCACACCATGCTGCACACTGATGGAGTGAAGAAGCAGATGGACGCTTCGATGTCAATGGCGCCAGCTTCGCCGAAGGCAAACGACGAACATCGCGCTCGACCTGCCAGGAAACAGACCCTTCTTTCGACCGCCGTGGTACTTGTCGACGGTGGAAGCGGTGGCCCGCACTTGTGTCGGGCGCTCATAGACTCGGGATCGCAGAACCACTTCGTTACGGAACGGTTTGCCGACAAACTGGCGATCAAGAAGATGCACGCCGACTACCAGGTCAGTGGTTTGCATGACAGCAAGACGAGGACCAGCAGCCTGGTTCGAGCGATGGTCAGGTCTCGCGTTGGCGATTTCTCGACCGAGCTGGAGCTGTTAGTCACTCCGAGTATAATTGATGAACTGCCGCCGGAATCGATCGACATCACAAGCTGGAACATACCGCCGAACATCAAGCTGGCCGACCCGGGGTTCAATTCGGCAGGCCAAATCGATATGCTGCTGGGAGCAGAATTGTTTTGGAACCTGATAAAGTCAGGTAGAATCACGCTGGCGGAGAACCTGCCCTCGCTCAGGGAAACTGAGTTGGGATGGGTGGTCGGTGGTGCTTTGAAGCATGCGGCAGAGGAGCGGAATTGA